Proteins encoded together in one Bacteroides ovatus window:
- a CDS encoding AAA family ATPase: MKTMIRNPFITSGYVSADYFCDRRFESEQLVREVMNGNNLALVSTRRMGKTGLIRHCFQFPEIKQGYYTFFIDIYDSRSLRDLVFALSKEILEVLKPMGKKALHGFWECVKSLQASISFDVNGMPSLNLGLGDIQAPATTLDEIFRYLEQADKPCLIAIDEFQQITGYVEKNVEATLRTYVQHCNNARFIFAGSQRHVMGNMFLTPSRPFYQSVSMMHLESIPLEEYIRFASMHFKRAGKEIEESAVTTVYQQFEGITWYIQKVLNTLYDMTPEYGVCKVGMVSGAIRQIIDSFRYTYSEILFRLPEKQKELLIAITKEGRAKALTSGTFIKKYKLASASSVQAALKGLLEKDFVTQEMGICQIYDRFLGIWLKENY, encoded by the coding sequence ATGAAGACTATGATAAGAAATCCTTTTATAACAAGCGGATATGTCTCTGCTGATTATTTTTGCGATCGCCGTTTTGAGAGCGAACAGTTGGTGCGCGAGGTGATGAATGGGAATAATTTGGCTCTTGTCTCTACCCGGCGAATGGGAAAAACAGGGCTGATCCGTCATTGCTTTCAGTTTCCTGAAATTAAACAGGGTTACTATACCTTTTTTATTGATATATATGATAGCCGTTCATTGCGTGATTTGGTCTTTGCACTTAGTAAGGAGATTTTGGAAGTACTGAAACCTATGGGGAAGAAAGCTTTGCATGGCTTTTGGGAATGTGTAAAATCTTTGCAGGCTAGTATCTCTTTTGATGTGAATGGTATGCCTTCTTTGAATCTGGGATTAGGAGATATACAAGCTCCGGCTACTACGCTTGATGAAATCTTCCGGTATTTAGAGCAAGCGGATAAGCCTTGTTTGATTGCTATTGATGAATTTCAGCAGATTACTGGATATGTGGAGAAAAATGTAGAGGCTACTCTCCGGACTTATGTGCAGCATTGTAATAATGCGCGTTTCATTTTTGCCGGGAGCCAGCGACATGTGATGGGGAATATGTTTTTGACGCCTTCCAGACCTTTTTATCAAAGTGTGTCAATGATGCATTTGGAAAGTATTCCTTTAGAAGAATATATTCGTTTTGCAAGTATGCATTTCAAACGTGCAGGCAAAGAAATAGAGGAAAGTGCTGTTACCACAGTTTATCAACAGTTTGAAGGAATCACATGGTATATACAAAAAGTATTGAATACACTTTATGATATGACCCCGGAGTACGGAGTTTGTAAAGTGGGAATGGTGTCAGGGGCTATTCGGCAGATTATTGATTCATTCAGATATACTTATTCGGAAATTCTTTTTCGTTTGCCGGAGAAACAAAAGGAACTGCTAATTGCTATCACTAAAGAAGGAAGGGCTAAAGCTCTCACTTCCGGCACTTTTATTAAAAAATACAAACTGGCTTCTGCTAGTTCAGTTCAGGCAGCACTAAAAGGGTTGCTGGAAAAGGATTTTGTGACTCAGGAAATGGGTATTTGTCAAATATATGATCGTTTCTTGGGTATTTGGCTGAAAGAGAATTATTAA
- a CDS encoding glycosyltransferase, whose translation MKCYICLTDSIVNRKDYFNMLKVTLISARKNTSLRLICLYDGKIGDPVYNLLKDFKVEIIIHELPYKKELMEIYSHEWMETELGKDIEYSRIFGTFMRMEIPIIEKEDEYVLYTDMDIIFNDDILLKDLPHPAYLAAAPEFERDTKRMSYFNAGILVMNIQGMRIKYQQFVEMMKKRQRSTSGLFDQGYLNELCFKDMEILPIEYNWKPYWGINGNAKLIHFHGMKPCSNLEEAGFDTRESFFRTIFDNNSQGYAGYIYYFILFFNYLGQKQDQWLCYHLQYILDLYKKPLIALAQKTDYKPKYRKYKRLYSIFVSISILLAILLLTALFLV comes from the coding sequence ATGAAATGTTATATTTGTTTGACAGACTCTATTGTCAACAGAAAAGATTACTTTAACATGTTAAAGGTAACCTTAATTAGTGCTCGTAAAAACACATCTCTTCGATTAATTTGCCTATATGATGGTAAAATTGGCGATCCTGTTTACAACTTACTAAAAGATTTTAAAGTTGAGATCATCATCCATGAATTACCATATAAAAAGGAACTAATGGAAATATATTCTCACGAATGGATGGAAACAGAACTAGGAAAAGATATAGAATATAGTCGAATATTCGGCACATTCATGAGAATGGAGATTCCTATAATAGAAAAAGAAGACGAATATGTATTATACACCGATATGGACATAATCTTTAATGATGATATATTACTGAAAGATCTACCTCATCCTGCTTATTTAGCTGCTGCTCCCGAATTTGAACGCGATACAAAAAGAATGAGTTATTTCAATGCTGGAATATTAGTCATGAACATCCAAGGAATGAGAATCAAATATCAGCAATTTGTAGAGATGATGAAAAAAAGGCAAAGATCTACTTCAGGACTTTTTGATCAAGGGTACTTAAACGAGCTGTGTTTCAAGGACATGGAAATTTTACCTATTGAATATAACTGGAAACCGTACTGGGGAATTAATGGGAATGCTAAGCTTATCCATTTTCATGGAATGAAACCATGCAGCAACCTCGAAGAAGCAGGATTTGACACCAGAGAATCATTCTTTCGGACTATATTTGACAATAACAGTCAAGGCTATGCAGGGTATATATACTATTTTATTCTCTTTTTTAATTACCTAGGTCAAAAACAAGACCAATGGTTATGCTATCATTTACAATACATCCTTGACCTATATAAAAAACCTTTAATAGCCCTTGCACAAAAAACAGACTATAAACCAAAATACAGAAAATACAAACGTCTATACTCAATATTCGTAAGTATCTCTATACTATTAGCAATTCTACTACTTACTGCTTTATTTTTAGTATAA
- a CDS encoding glycosyltransferase family 2 protein, with the protein MEKEYPLVSVIIPVYNAHNSITKTLQSVINQTYTNLEIVVVNDGSTDDSLDIIKTYAAEDPRIVVFNKQNEGLVQARKSGIDIATGKYIQYLDSDDIMHEDAITRLVAKAEETQADMVVAPFMFCYDGEFHKSTFFDFVELSGVEFLKNILLKKAYWCVWSKFHLRSLYQNEIERPDISFGEDVVLSTQLLLYLQKVVSVDYIIIDYNFTNTSMSHPATFDDKKYGDFVNYTIWIENYIDKKGLREEMKEALAHFHLENAFRRIYWKRFADIRKEMKRLVNEMESYPCLINNLSKRERKIVNAYRVSGFWGDLKLRYYNMRHKL; encoded by the coding sequence ATGGAAAAAGAATACCCTTTAGTTTCGGTTATTATTCCTGTTTATAATGCGCACAATTCGATAACTAAAACGTTGCAGAGTGTTATTAATCAAACGTATACTAATCTTGAAATTGTTGTAGTGAATGATGGAAGTACAGATGATAGTTTAGATATAATAAAGACGTATGCGGCTGAAGATCCCCGGATTGTTGTATTTAATAAACAAAACGAAGGATTAGTGCAGGCGCGTAAATCGGGTATAGATATTGCTACTGGCAAATATATCCAATATTTAGATAGTGATGATATTATGCATGAGGATGCAATAACTAGGCTGGTTGCTAAAGCAGAGGAAACGCAAGCGGATATGGTAGTGGCCCCTTTTATGTTTTGCTATGATGGAGAGTTTCATAAATCAACTTTTTTTGATTTTGTAGAGTTGTCAGGCGTGGAGTTTTTGAAAAATATTCTTTTAAAAAAGGCTTATTGGTGTGTATGGTCAAAATTTCATCTTCGATCATTATATCAGAATGAAATAGAAAGGCCAGATATATCATTTGGTGAAGATGTCGTTCTTTCCACACAATTATTGTTATACTTACAAAAAGTCGTTTCAGTTGATTATATAATTATTGACTATAATTTTACCAATACGTCAATGTCACATCCAGCAACTTTTGATGATAAAAAGTATGGAGACTTTGTGAATTATACAATATGGATTGAAAATTATATTGATAAAAAAGGGTTGAGGGAAGAGATGAAGGAAGCACTTGCTCATTTCCATCTTGAAAATGCCTTTAGAAGAATTTATTGGAAACGTTTTGCTGATATTAGGAAGGAAATGAAACGGCTTGTTAATGAAATGGAATCCTATCCTTGTTTAATAAACAACTTGTCAAAAAGAGAACGTAAGATTGTGAATGCTTATAGAGTATCAGGTTTCTGGGGAGATTTGAAACTTAGATATTATAATATGCGCCATAAACTGTAA
- a CDS encoding glycosyltransferase: MISIIICSRFQSISKELKDNIENTVGVVHEIICIDNSKSQYDIFSAYNEGVKRSQYPLLCFMHEDILHYTSDWGKLLINHFRDLKVGLIGISGPRFISQIPGIWWGPGSTDAGKDAICQYSIDTNRADPTITYNTCFKPIADANAIEVVAVDGCFFCMRKSVFDKIRFDEINYKGFHFYDLDISLQVYMLGLKSLCVYDILIEHISNSKLDNEWLTNARIFFTKWKNCLPIVSYPVSAKERRVLEKNNLQTMNYIINENNRKPSHYYKFSEKLYLLRYCCDKKMLQSLIY; the protein is encoded by the coding sequence ATGATTTCTATTATAATATGCAGTAGGTTTCAATCCATCTCTAAGGAATTGAAGGATAATATTGAGAATACGGTTGGGGTTGTTCATGAGATTATATGTATTGATAACAGTAAAAGTCAATATGATATATTTAGTGCTTATAACGAAGGGGTCAAAAGGAGCCAATATCCACTTCTATGTTTTATGCATGAAGATATTTTACATTACACTAGTGATTGGGGAAAGCTTCTGATAAATCATTTCAGAGATTTGAAAGTAGGGCTTATTGGAATTTCTGGACCACGTTTTATTAGTCAAATACCGGGTATTTGGTGGGGACCTGGAAGTACAGATGCAGGAAAGGATGCAATTTGCCAGTATTCTATTGACACTAATAGAGCTGATCCAACCATTACTTATAATACTTGCTTTAAACCCATTGCAGATGCGAATGCCATAGAAGTGGTAGCAGTGGATGGATGTTTTTTTTGCATGAGGAAATCTGTTTTTGATAAAATAAGATTTGATGAAATAAATTACAAAGGATTTCATTTTTATGATCTTGATATCTCATTGCAGGTTTATATGCTGGGACTGAAATCATTATGTGTATATGATATTCTAATAGAGCACATTAGTAATTCAAAGCTAGATAATGAATGGCTGACTAATGCACGAATATTTTTCACAAAATGGAAAAACTGTCTGCCGATAGTAAGTTATCCAGTGTCAGCAAAAGAAAGAAGAGTTTTAGAGAAGAACAATCTTCAAACTATGAATTATATTATTAATGAGAATAATCGAAAGCCTAGTCATTATTATAAATTCTCAGAGAAGCTATATTTATTGCGATACTGCTGTGATAAAAAAATGCTTCAGTCACTAATCTATTAG
- a CDS encoding ATP-binding protein — protein sequence MGGKIYPIGIQNFEKLRRGGYFYIDKTALIYQLVKTGSYYILSRPRRFGKSLLISTLEAYFQGKQELFEGLAMEKLEKDWVKYPILHLDLNTEKYDTPESLENKLNGALVEWEKIYGEEPSDKSLAMRFEGIIRRACQQEGQSVVILVDEYDKPMLQAIGDDVLQKSFRNTLKAFYGALKSQDGCIKFALLTGVTKFGKVSVFSDLNNLNDISMWNKYIDICGVSEQELYDNLDAELHEFANVQGVTYEEICARLKEMYDGYHFTHNSKGMYNPFSLLLAFDRNEFKSYWFETGTPTYLVELLKKHHYDLHRMAHEETDEQVLNSMDSESTNPIPVIYQSGYLTIKGYDEEFGIYRLGFPNREVEEGFIRFLLPYYANVNKVESPFEIQKFVREVRAGDYESFFRRLQSFFSDIPYELARELELHYQNVLYIVCKLVGFYVKAEYHTSEGRVDMVLQTDKFIYIMEFKLNGTAEEALRQIEDKHYARPFATDSRKLFKIGVNFSVETRNIEKWLVEN from the coding sequence ATGGGTGGCAAGATTTACCCTATTGGTATACAGAATTTTGAGAAACTCCGTAGAGGTGGCTATTTTTATATTGATAAAACGGCATTGATTTATCAATTGGTGAAAACCGGGAGTTACTATATCTTAAGTCGGCCGCGCCGTTTTGGCAAAAGTCTGCTTATTTCTACGCTTGAAGCTTACTTTCAAGGAAAGCAGGAACTCTTTGAAGGGCTGGCTATGGAGAAGCTGGAAAAAGATTGGGTAAAATATCCTATATTACATCTTGATCTTAATACGGAAAAATACGATACTCCGGAAAGTTTGGAGAATAAACTGAATGGGGCGTTGGTGGAATGGGAGAAGATATATGGCGAAGAGCCCTCGGATAAATCTTTAGCGATGCGTTTTGAGGGGATTATTAGGCGTGCCTGTCAGCAAGAGGGGCAAAGTGTGGTGATCCTAGTGGATGAGTATGATAAGCCGATGTTACAGGCTATTGGTGATGATGTTTTGCAAAAGAGTTTCCGCAATACATTGAAAGCCTTCTACGGCGCATTGAAAAGTCAGGATGGGTGTATCAAGTTTGCTTTGTTGACGGGAGTTACCAAGTTCGGTAAAGTCAGTGTGTTCAGTGATTTGAATAACCTGAATGACATTTCAATGTGGAATAAGTATATAGATATTTGTGGTGTGAGCGAACAGGAGCTATACGATAATCTGGATGCCGAACTTCATGAATTTGCCAATGTGCAGGGAGTGACGTATGAAGAGATATGTGCCAGGTTGAAAGAAATGTATGATGGCTATCATTTCACGCACAATTCCAAAGGAATGTACAATCCTTTCAGTCTGCTTTTAGCTTTTGATAGGAATGAGTTTAAAAGCTACTGGTTTGAAACAGGTACTCCCACTTATTTGGTGGAATTGCTGAAGAAACACCATTACGACCTTCATCGGATGGCCCATGAAGAAACCGATGAACAGGTACTGAACAGTATGGATTCTGAATCTACCAATCCTATTCCGGTGATTTATCAGAGCGGATATCTCACCATTAAGGGATATGATGAAGAATTTGGTATTTACCGTTTAGGTTTTCCTAATCGTGAAGTGGAGGAAGGATTTATCCGTTTTCTGCTTCCTTATTATGCGAACGTCAATAAAGTGGAATCTCCCTTTGAAATCCAAAAATTTGTTCGTGAGGTACGTGCTGGTGATTACGAATCTTTTTTCCGCCGTCTGCAAAGTTTCTTTTCGGATATTCCTTATGAACTAGCACGCGAATTGGAATTACATTATCAGAATGTACTATATATCGTGTGTAAACTGGTAGGCTTCTATGTAAAAGCGGAATATCATACGAGTGAGGGCCGTGTGGATATGGTATTGCAGACCGATAAATTTATCTACATCATGGAATTTAAATTGAATGGTACGGCGGAAGAAGCTTTGCGGCAGATAGAGGATAAACATTATGCTCGTCCGTTTGCAACGGATTCGCGGAAACTTTTCAAGATTGGCGTTAACTTTAGTGTTGAAACAAGAAATATAGAAAAGTGGTTGGTGGAGAATTGA
- a CDS encoding alpha-1,2-fucosyltransferase, with protein MSIIRRWQRSCYKRMLKARLVTPKVVVLMDGGICSQMLQYLLGEFFRKRGCKVVYDLSFYKEWGSDMDYKFARNFDLLKVFPYLGLTIATEFEISYYKRHFYYVGNNTSEWIDDFSFLEKNPPIYLGGYYHLPINIWVPAFMSTYRISSEIFDEGSKMLMSEIKQNINPVAVHVRRGDLSVEVRAYGKPASLSYFKRAVDYMEKETVMPFFYFFSDEPEWVASELIPYLEFANENYKVVDINGSDKGYMDLFLIAYCKHQITSKGTLGKYGALLRDSADKIVILCDDKVEYQWKGVFHNSVFL; from the coding sequence ATGAGTATTATTAGAAGGTGGCAAAGAAGTTGTTATAAAAGAATGTTGAAGGCTCGCTTAGTTACTCCTAAGGTTGTAGTGTTGATGGATGGTGGTATTTGTTCTCAAATGCTCCAATATTTGTTGGGAGAATTTTTTAGAAAGCGTGGATGTAAGGTTGTGTATGATCTATCCTTTTATAAGGAATGGGGAAGTGACATGGATTATAAATTTGCCCGCAATTTTGATTTGTTGAAAGTGTTTCCTTATTTGGGGCTGACAATTGCAACAGAGTTCGAAATCTCCTATTATAAGAGACATTTTTATTATGTTGGGAATAATACATCGGAATGGATAGATGATTTTTCATTTTTGGAAAAAAATCCCCCTATTTATTTAGGTGGATATTATCATTTGCCGATAAATATTTGGGTACCCGCATTTATGTCTACTTATAGAATCTCATCTGAAATATTTGATGAGGGTAGCAAAATGTTAATGTCAGAAATAAAACAGAATATCAATCCTGTAGCAGTGCATGTTCGACGGGGTGATTTAAGTGTTGAAGTTCGAGCGTATGGGAAGCCTGCTTCTTTGAGCTATTTTAAAAGGGCTGTTGATTATATGGAAAAAGAGACTGTTATGCCTTTTTTTTACTTTTTCTCAGATGAGCCGGAATGGGTGGCATCAGAACTTATTCCCTATCTTGAATTTGCAAATGAGAATTACAAGGTGGTGGATATAAATGGTTCAGATAAGGGGTATATGGATTTGTTTTTGATAGCTTATTGCAAACATCAGATAACAAGTAAAGGTACTTTGGGAAAGTATGGTGCTTTATTGAGAGATAGTGCAGATAAAATAGTGATTCTTTGTGATGATAAAGTTGAATATCAGTGGAAAGGAGTTTTCCATAATTCTGTATTTTTATAA
- a CDS encoding HU family DNA-binding protein, translated as MAIQFEFYKNPQPEKEGEEPSYHPRVVNFQHVTTQKLAREIHMATTFGKAEVEAMLMELSRCMGNHLCEGERVHLDGIGYFQITLQATEPVHSLTTRADKVKLKSINFQADRNLKSLCMSSHLRRSKYKPHSASLSEEEIDKKLTAYFATHPVLTRSNMQSLCCFTQSMASRQIRRLKAQGNLQNIGKPTQPIYVPTPGHYEK; from the coding sequence ATGGCAATACAATTCGAGTTTTATAAGAATCCCCAACCGGAGAAAGAAGGAGAAGAACCTAGTTATCATCCACGGGTAGTCAACTTTCAACATGTGACTACTCAAAAATTGGCAAGAGAAATCCACATGGCAACCACTTTCGGAAAAGCGGAAGTAGAAGCCATGCTAATGGAATTGAGCAGATGCATGGGCAACCACCTATGCGAAGGAGAACGAGTACATCTGGATGGGATCGGCTATTTCCAGATTACATTGCAAGCGACCGAACCCGTGCACTCGCTTACCACCCGTGCAGATAAAGTGAAACTAAAATCCATTAACTTCCAGGCTGACAGGAATTTAAAGAGTTTGTGTATGAGTAGTCACTTACGACGTTCGAAATACAAGCCACATTCGGCTTCTCTTTCAGAAGAAGAGATCGACAAGAAACTCACTGCCTATTTTGCAACCCATCCTGTATTGACCCGTAGTAATATGCAGTCACTCTGTTGTTTTACCCAAAGCATGGCCAGCAGACAGATTCGTCGTCTAAAGGCACAAGGAAACTTACAGAATATAGGCAAACCCACACAGCCTATTTATGTACCAACTCCGGGGCATTATGAGAAATGA
- a CDS encoding BT4734/BF3469 family protein, with the protein MRITLVRDDGKVNTMRTLRIEQLVEQMKVETKAQSVSKMREVLPFMLPGDKNDYVQKVQKVIPAAAFFRKDGITTMSEYNGIVMIQVNNLSGNMEADEVKERVRELPQTYLAFTGSSGKSVKIWVRFTYPNDLLPETREQAELFHAHAYRLAVKFYQPQLPFDIELKEPSLEQYCRWTFDPDLYFNPEAMPIYMKQPVAMPGETTYRERVQTETSPLQRLAPGYERCDALSVLFEAAFARALDEEDGYQPEEGDKQSLLINLAGYCFRAGIPEEDTVRWCRAHYRLPKDDTLVRGTVRNVYRTSEGFASKSSLLPEQLFVMQMDEFMKRRYDFRFNQLTSQVECRERNSFNFYFLPVDKRLMASITMNAQYEGLKLWDKDVVRFLNSDHVPVYQPIEEFLYDLPRWNGKDYIGNLAKRVPCDHPYWTQLFRRWFLSMVAHWRGMGKNHANSTSPILIGPQAYRKSTFCRLILPPCLQAYYTDSIDFSRKRDAELYLNRFLLINMDEFDQIGISQQSFLKHILQKPVVNTRRPNASAVEELRRYASFIGTSNHKDLLTDTSGSRRFIGVEVTGVIDVVRPIDYEQLYAQAMAALRSNERYWFDEKEEAIMTEANREFEQSPVIEQLFQVYYRAAEEEEEGEWLLAADILQRIQKASKMKFSSGQVNYFGRLLQRLGVKSFRKTRGVYYHVVPVE; encoded by the coding sequence ATGAGAATAACATTGGTAAGAGACGATGGCAAGGTGAACACTATGCGTACGTTAAGAATCGAACAGCTCGTAGAGCAAATGAAAGTGGAAACCAAAGCACAGTCTGTTTCAAAAATGAGAGAAGTCCTGCCTTTTATGCTTCCGGGTGATAAAAATGACTATGTGCAGAAAGTGCAGAAGGTGATACCTGCAGCGGCCTTTTTCCGCAAAGACGGAATAACGACCATGAGTGAATACAACGGAATTGTGATGATTCAGGTGAATAACTTATCCGGGAATATGGAAGCGGATGAAGTGAAAGAGCGGGTGAGGGAGCTGCCGCAAACTTATTTAGCTTTCACCGGTTCTTCCGGAAAGTCAGTGAAGATATGGGTCCGTTTTACTTATCCCAATGACCTTTTACCGGAAACCCGTGAACAGGCAGAGCTTTTTCATGCACACGCCTATCGGTTGGCTGTGAAATTCTATCAGCCCCAACTTCCTTTTGATATCGAACTGAAAGAACCTTCATTGGAACAATATTGTCGCTGGACTTTTGATCCGGATTTGTATTTTAATCCCGAAGCGATGCCTATTTATATGAAACAACCTGTGGCTATGCCGGGCGAAACCACTTATCGTGAACGGGTGCAAACGGAAACTTCACCATTGCAACGGCTTGCACCGGGGTATGAAAGATGTGATGCGCTTTCTGTTCTTTTTGAAGCAGCCTTCGCACGTGCACTGGATGAGGAGGATGGTTATCAACCGGAAGAAGGTGATAAACAGTCTTTGTTGATAAATCTGGCCGGGTATTGTTTTCGCGCCGGTATTCCTGAAGAAGATACGGTGCGATGGTGTCGGGCGCATTATCGTTTGCCAAAAGATGATACATTGGTTCGGGGGACTGTACGGAATGTATATCGGACTTCAGAGGGATTTGCGAGTAAGAGCAGCCTGTTGCCGGAACAATTATTTGTCATGCAGATGGATGAGTTTATGAAACGGCGTTATGATTTCCGTTTCAACCAACTAACGTCACAAGTGGAATGTCGCGAACGGAATAGCTTTAATTTTTATTTTCTTCCGGTGGATAAACGGTTGATGGCAAGCATTACAATGAATGCACAATATGAGGGGCTTAAACTTTGGGATAAAGATGTCGTGCGTTTCCTGAATTCGGATCATGTACCGGTTTATCAACCTATTGAAGAGTTTCTTTATGACCTTCCTCGTTGGAACGGTAAGGATTATATTGGCAATTTAGCCAAACGGGTTCCTTGTGACCATCCTTATTGGACTCAATTGTTTCGTCGTTGGTTTCTTAGTATGGTCGCACATTGGCGTGGGATGGGTAAGAATCATGCGAATAGCACTTCGCCTATATTGATAGGCCCGCAAGCTTATCGTAAGTCTACATTTTGCCGCTTGATCTTACCACCATGTTTACAGGCATATTATACGGACAGTATCGATTTCAGTCGGAAACGGGATGCTGAACTGTATTTGAATCGCTTTTTATTGATTAATATGGATGAGTTCGATCAGATTGGCATCAGTCAGCAGTCTTTTCTCAAGCATATTCTGCAAAAGCCTGTTGTCAATACGCGACGTCCGAATGCTTCGGCAGTGGAGGAACTCCGCCGGTACGCTTCTTTTATAGGCACAAGTAATCATAAGGATCTGTTGACGGATACTTCCGGCAGTCGCCGTTTTATCGGTGTCGAGGTGACGGGAGTGATAGATGTGGTCCGCCCTATTGATTATGAGCAGTTATATGCACAGGCAATGGCTGCATTGCGGAGTAATGAGCGCTATTGGTTTGATGAAAAAGAGGAGGCGATTATGACGGAGGCTAACCGGGAGTTTGAACAGTCGCCGGTGATTGAACAATTGTTTCAGGTATATTACCGGGCAGCGGAAGAGGAAGAAGAGGGAGAATGGTTACTTGCTGCGGATATCCTTCAACGGATACAAAAAGCAAGTAAAATGAAGTTTTCTTCCGGGCAAGTTAATTATTTCGGACGTCTCTTGCAGAGATTGGGTGTAAAGTCGTTCAGGAAAACGCGTGGGGTTTATTATCATGTGGTGCCTGTTGAGTAG
- a CDS encoding family 6 glucosyltransferase, with translation MRIGILYICTGKYDIFWKDFYLSAERYFMQDQSFIIEYYVFTDSPKLYDEENNKHIHRIKQKNLGWPDNTLKRFHIFLRIKEQLERETDYLFFFNANLLFTSPIGKEILPPSDSNGLLGTMHPGFYNKPNSEFTYERRDASTAYIPEGEGRYYYAGGLSGGCTKAYLKLCTTICSWVDRDATNHIIPIWHDESLINKYFLDNPPAITLSPAYLYPEGWLLPFEPIILIRDKNKPQYGGHELLRRKNSLWERIKLICQKFKSAD, from the coding sequence ATGAGAATTGGTATATTATATATCTGTACTGGCAAATATGACATTTTTTGGAAAGACTTTTATCTAAGCGCAGAACGTTATTTTATGCAAGACCAATCTTTCATTATCGAGTATTATGTATTTACTGATAGTCCTAAACTATATGACGAAGAAAACAACAAACATATTCACCGGATCAAACAAAAGAATTTAGGATGGCCTGACAACACATTAAAACGTTTCCATATATTCCTTCGTATCAAGGAACAGTTAGAGCGAGAAACCGACTATCTATTTTTCTTCAATGCCAATCTCTTATTCACCAGTCCTATTGGCAAAGAAATTCTACCACCATCAGATAGTAACGGATTACTAGGAACTATGCACCCTGGATTCTACAATAAACCGAACTCCGAATTTACATACGAGCGAAGAGATGCTTCTACTGCCTATATCCCAGAGGGAGAAGGTCGATATTATTACGCTGGAGGGCTTTCAGGTGGATGTACAAAGGCCTACTTGAAACTCTGCACAACAATTTGCTCATGGGTTGACAGAGATGCCACAAACCATATAATACCAATTTGGCACGACGAATCTCTAATCAATAAATACTTTTTAGATAATCCACCAGCTATTACATTGTCCCCTGCATATCTATACCCAGAAGGTTGGCTCCTTCCTTTTGAACCAATAATCCTCATTCGAGACAAAAATAAACCCCAATATGGCGGGCATGAATTATTGCGAAGAAAAAACTCTTTATGGGAAAGGATTAAGCTAATCTGCCAAAAATTTAAATCGGCTGATTAG